In Leisingera sp. NJS204, the following are encoded in one genomic region:
- a CDS encoding phosphoribosyltransferase: MFEDRISAGLQLAGHLVELPVKDPVVLALPRGGAPVALPIAQALKAPMDLLLVRKIGMPSNPELAAGALAEGSNPIFNNALLRIAGLRPEDFAAQVGQAREENAARRARYLRGRAPVELAGRTAIVVDDGIATGATFMAAHIWLKERGPASVILAVPVAPPEAVDELRPLVDTVICLLCPEEFRAVGGHYRDFTQTSDAEVMAALAAAPQAGAGKDRTWH, translated from the coding sequence ATGTTCGAGGACCGGATTTCCGCCGGGCTTCAGCTGGCCGGGCATTTGGTTGAACTGCCGGTGAAGGACCCCGTGGTGCTGGCGCTGCCGCGGGGCGGGGCGCCTGTTGCGCTGCCCATTGCGCAGGCCTTGAAGGCGCCGATGGACCTGCTTTTGGTGCGCAAAATCGGCATGCCGTCCAATCCGGAGCTGGCGGCCGGCGCGCTGGCGGAGGGCAGCAATCCCATTTTTAATAACGCATTGCTGCGGATTGCGGGCTTGAGGCCGGAGGATTTTGCAGCCCAGGTTGGCCAGGCGCGGGAGGAGAATGCCGCCCGCCGCGCCCGGTATCTGCGCGGGCGGGCGCCGGTTGAGCTGGCCGGGCGCACGGCGATTGTGGTGGATGACGGCATTGCCACCGGCGCGACCTTCATGGCGGCACATATCTGGCTTAAGGAACGCGGACCGGCCAGTGTTATCCTTGCCGTCCCTGTGGCGCCGCCGGAAGCGGTGGACGAATTGCGCCCGCTGGTGGATACTGTGATCTGCTTGCTGTGTCCGGAGGAATTCCGGGCTGTCGGCGGGCACTACAGGGATTTTACGCAAACCAGCGACGCAGAGGTCATGGCTGCTTTGGCCGCGGCCCCGCAGGCTGGCGCAGGAAAGGACAGAACGTGGCATTGA
- a CDS encoding alpha/beta hydrolase family esterase, which produces MIRSALSFSAVLLWASAAAAMGPSEPSDCHGGTPCQLGDRSYHVMEPEGWDGVTPLPVLLHFHGWARTGVNAQRSGRIGASTKRRGVLLVTPNGRRKTWDFWSPKTGDVGFTNEVLRDVAKRYPVDAGRIYVSGYSYGSAMAWRYVCESGNHVAALLGIAGAFPPGETCPEAPREVRHVHGVSDTVMPFPDDGPGGQAVPMGLWRARLDCGAGQVAGDWQVVDFLKLSRTEWRNCAEGRVVLDIHPGGHFIPHGWIGRQLDELLNLTPSYP; this is translated from the coding sequence ATGATCCGAAGTGCTCTTTCCTTCTCTGCCGTCCTCCTATGGGCCTCCGCCGCTGCCGCCATGGGGCCGTCGGAACCCTCTGACTGCCATGGCGGGACGCCTTGCCAGCTCGGGGACCGCTCCTATCACGTGATGGAGCCGGAGGGCTGGGACGGGGTCACGCCGCTGCCGGTGCTGCTGCATTTCCACGGCTGGGCGCGGACCGGGGTCAATGCGCAGCGCAGCGGCCGGATCGGCGCCTCAACCAAACGGCGCGGTGTGCTGCTTGTGACGCCGAACGGGCGGCGCAAGACCTGGGACTTCTGGTCGCCAAAGACCGGGGATGTCGGTTTCACAAACGAAGTGCTGCGGGACGTGGCCAAGCGCTATCCTGTTGATGCGGGGCGTATCTATGTCTCGGGTTATTCCTATGGTTCGGCGATGGCCTGGCGGTATGTTTGCGAGAGCGGCAATCATGTGGCCGCTTTGCTGGGAATTGCCGGGGCGTTTCCACCGGGGGAGACCTGCCCCGAGGCTCCGCGCGAGGTGCGCCATGTACACGGGGTAAGCGATACTGTGATGCCCTTTCCCGACGACGGTCCCGGCGGGCAGGCGGTGCCCATGGGGCTGTGGCGCGCCAGGTTGGACTGCGGCGCAGGGCAGGTGGCGGGCGACTGGCAGGTGGTGGATTTCCTGAAACTCAGCCGCACCGAATGGCGGAACTGTGCGGAGGGCCGGGTGGTGCTGGACATTCATCCGGGCGGCCATTTCATTCCGCATGGCTGGATCGGGCGGCAATTGGACGAGCTTTTGAACCTCACTCCCAGCTATCCTTGA
- a CDS encoding class I SAM-dependent methyltransferase, which translates to MTADARFWNKVAPKYAKSAIRDEDAYRYALERTRSYLKPEDSVLELGCGTGSTAIELARSVSKITATDLSEAMLEVGRERAWDAGASNVEFQCSSAGEAPEGPFDAVLAHNLLHLLPDLEAVLNGVAARLAPGGLFISKTPCLGEMRGSWKYRMFQVAIPLMRLVGYAPSYVDFIDIRTLEAAVQRAGFDIIETGNYPADTPGRYLVARRR; encoded by the coding sequence ATGACAGCCGACGCCCGATTTTGGAACAAGGTCGCCCCGAAATACGCCAAATCGGCGATCCGCGACGAAGATGCTTACCGCTATGCGCTGGAACGGACCCGGTCTTATTTGAAGCCGGAAGACAGCGTGCTTGAACTGGGCTGCGGCACCGGTTCCACCGCGATTGAGCTGGCACGCAGCGTGTCGAAAATCACTGCAACCGATCTGTCGGAAGCAATGCTGGAGGTGGGCCGCGAGCGGGCGTGGGACGCTGGCGCCAGCAATGTGGAGTTTCAATGCAGCAGCGCTGGCGAGGCGCCGGAGGGCCCGTTTGATGCGGTTCTGGCGCATAACCTGCTGCATCTGCTGCCGGATCTGGAGGCTGTTCTGAATGGTGTGGCGGCGCGGCTGGCGCCCGGCGGGCTGTTCATCTCCAAAACACCTTGTCTGGGAGAGATGCGGGGCAGTTGGAAGTACCGGATGTTTCAGGTGGCAATTCCGCTGATGCGGCTTGTGGGTTATGCGCCCAGTTATGTGGATTTCATCGACATCCGCACCTTGGAGGCGGCGGTGCAGCGGGCCGGTTTCGACATCATTGAGACCGGCAACTACCCGGCGGACACGCCAGGCCGCTATTTGGTGGCGCGGCGGCGCTGA
- a CDS encoding LysR family transcriptional regulator: MNSPDWNHIRAFLATAETGSLSAAARRLGLTQPTLSRQVAALEGELGVLLFERLGRTLALTEAGHELLSHSRKMGAAADGLCLAATGKAQSIDGTVRITASDVMSAHVLPPVLHQLRQRAPRLTIDVVAANDIRDLMRREADIAIRHVRPEQPELIARLVQEATAHFYAAASYLERRGRPASAAELADHDFVGFADVERSIAFMAPLGIPLTPDNFRIKSTSGLATWELVKQGFGICPMMDSVAAAAPEVERLLPGMEPIVFPVWLTTHRELHTSRRIRLVFDLLAEFFSAR, encoded by the coding sequence ATGAACAGCCCCGACTGGAACCACATTCGCGCCTTTCTCGCCACCGCTGAAACCGGCTCGCTTTCAGCAGCGGCGCGTCGGCTCGGCCTCACCCAGCCTACGTTGTCGCGCCAGGTTGCAGCCCTTGAAGGCGAGCTGGGCGTGCTGCTGTTCGAACGCCTAGGCCGCACCCTGGCCCTGACCGAGGCGGGGCATGAGCTGCTCTCCCACAGCCGCAAGATGGGAGCGGCAGCCGATGGCTTGTGTCTGGCCGCCACCGGCAAGGCGCAATCCATCGACGGCACGGTGCGGATCACCGCCTCGGATGTGATGTCCGCCCATGTGCTGCCGCCGGTGCTGCACCAACTGCGCCAGCGCGCGCCCCGGCTTACCATCGACGTGGTGGCCGCCAATGATATCCGCGACCTGATGCGGCGCGAAGCTGATATCGCCATCCGCCACGTCCGCCCCGAACAGCCCGAGCTGATCGCCCGCCTGGTGCAGGAAGCCACTGCCCACTTCTATGCCGCCGCCAGCTATCTGGAACGGCGCGGCCGCCCTGCATCAGCGGCAGAGCTGGCGGATCATGATTTCGTGGGTTTCGCCGATGTGGAACGCTCGATCGCGTTCATGGCGCCGCTGGGTATTCCCCTGACGCCTGACAATTTCCGTATCAAGTCCACCAGCGGGCTGGCCACGTGGGAGCTGGTGAAACAAGGGTTCGGCATCTGTCCGATGATGGACAGCGTCGCAGCCGCCGCGCCGGAGGTGGAGCGGCTTCTGCCTGGCATGGAACCGATTGTTTTCCCGGTCTGGCTCACCACTCACCGCGAGCTGCACACCAGCCGCCGGATCCGGCTGGTGTTCGACCTGCTGGCGGAGTTCTTCTCCGCGAGGTGA
- the pheS gene encoding phenylalanine--tRNA ligase subunit alpha, with translation MDDLKAKYLGQIADAADESALEAIRLAAVGKKGEVALKMRELGKMTPEERQVAGPALNALKDEINSALAAKKAGLEDAALDERLRTEWLDVTLPTRARRVGSLHPISQVQEEITAIFAELGFSVAEGPRIDTDWYNFDALNIPGHHPARAEMDTFYMHRAEGDDRPPHVLRTHTSPVQIRSMEKMGAPLRIICPGGVYRADYDQTHTPMFHQVEGLALDKDISMANLKWVLEEFVKSFFEVDDVELRFRASHFPFTEPSAEVDIRCSWDNGQLKIGEGDDWMEILGSGMVHPSVIAAGGIDPEIYQGFAFGIGIDRLAMLKYGIPDLRAFFDSDLRWLRHYGFQSLDMPALHGGLSR, from the coding sequence ATGGACGATCTTAAAGCCAAATATCTGGGTCAGATTGCCGATGCCGCGGATGAATCCGCGCTGGAAGCGATCCGCCTTGCCGCCGTGGGCAAAAAGGGCGAAGTGGCGCTGAAGATGCGCGAGCTGGGCAAGATGACCCCGGAAGAGCGCCAGGTCGCAGGCCCGGCGCTGAACGCGCTGAAGGATGAGATCAACTCGGCCCTGGCGGCCAAGAAGGCGGGCCTGGAAGATGCCGCCCTGGATGAGCGTCTGCGCACCGAATGGCTGGACGTGACCTTGCCGACCCGCGCCCGCCGCGTGGGCAGCCTGCACCCGATCAGCCAAGTGCAGGAAGAGATCACCGCGATCTTTGCGGAACTCGGCTTTTCGGTTGCCGAAGGGCCGCGGATCGACACCGACTGGTACAACTTCGATGCGCTGAACATCCCCGGCCACCACCCGGCGCGGGCGGAGATGGACACGTTTTACATGCATCGTGCCGAGGGCGACGACCGCCCGCCGCATGTGCTGCGTACCCATACCAGCCCCGTGCAGATCCGTTCGATGGAGAAGATGGGCGCGCCGTTGCGCATCATCTGCCCGGGCGGCGTTTACCGCGCCGACTATGACCAGACCCACACGCCGATGTTCCACCAGGTCGAAGGCCTGGCGCTGGACAAGGACATCTCGATGGCGAACCTCAAGTGGGTGCTGGAGGAATTTGTCAAATCCTTCTTTGAGGTGGATGATGTCGAGCTGCGCTTCCGCGCCTCGCATTTTCCCTTCACCGAGCCGTCGGCCGAGGTCGACATCCGCTGCTCCTGGGATAACGGTCAGCTGAAGATCGGCGAAGGCGACGACTGGATGGAGATCCTCGGCTCCGGCATGGTGCACCCATCGGTGATCGCGGCCGGCGGCATCGATCCGGAGATCTATCAGGGTTTTGCCTTTGGCATCGGCATCGACCGTCTGGCGATGCTGAAATACGGCATCCCGGACCTGCGCGCCTTCTTCGACAGCGACCTGCGCTGGCTGCGCCACTATGGCTTCCAGAGCCTGGACATGCCGGCGCTGCATGGCGGTTTGTCGCGGTAA
- a CDS encoding YtoQ family protein — protein sequence MALKVYLSGEIHTDWREQIIAGAKGLEVSFSAPVTDHGASDDCGVAVLGAEDNKYWHDHKGAMVNAIRTRKGIADADVVVVRFGDKYKQWNAAFDAGYAAALGKSIIVLSPPEHQHALKEVHAAALAVAQEPRQVVEILAYVLTGKLPA from the coding sequence GTGGCATTGAAGGTTTATCTCTCGGGCGAGATTCACACCGACTGGCGGGAGCAGATCATAGCAGGCGCAAAAGGGCTGGAGGTCAGTTTCAGCGCGCCAGTCACAGATCACGGTGCCAGCGATGATTGCGGCGTGGCGGTTCTGGGTGCCGAGGACAATAAATACTGGCATGACCACAAGGGTGCGATGGTCAACGCGATCCGCACCCGCAAGGGGATTGCCGATGCCGATGTGGTGGTTGTGCGCTTTGGCGATAAATACAAACAGTGGAATGCGGCCTTTGATGCGGGCTATGCCGCCGCCCTTGGCAAATCGATCATTGTCCTTAGCCCGCCGGAGCATCAGCACGCGTTGAAAGAGGTCCACGCAGCAGCGCTGGCAGTGGCGCAAGAGCCGCGCCAGGTTGTTGAAATCCTCGCTTATGTGCTGACGGGCAAACTGCCTGCATGA
- a CDS encoding 50S ribosomal protein L20 has product MKIKAICMMFAVLAAGCQNTVQSSATVTSQPASDSITKAQIETCWKQAGIKGDLYKFMTPEEAAGVRPGGVFTEQKHAKFTACLKA; this is encoded by the coding sequence ATGAAAATCAAGGCAATATGCATGATGTTCGCGGTACTGGCTGCGGGGTGTCAAAACACTGTGCAAAGCTCTGCCACTGTAACGTCCCAACCTGCTTCAGACAGCATAACCAAAGCGCAGATCGAAACCTGCTGGAAACAAGCTGGTATTAAGGGCGACCTGTACAAGTTCATGACACCCGAAGAGGCTGCCGGAGTGCGTCCCGGTGGCGTTTTCACGGAACAGAAACATGCGAAGTTCACTGCTTGTTTGAAGGCCTGA
- the pheT gene encoding phenylalanine--tRNA ligase subunit beta, whose product MKFTLSWLKDHLDTDASVEEITETLTDLGLEVEGVVNPADALKDFKLGYVTHAEKHPDADKLRVCKVDTDEGELQIICGAPNAREGITVVVCKPGMYIPGLDITIGVGKIRGVESYGMMASERELELSEEHDGIIELPSGKVGDRFIDWLAENDPAKVDPVIEIAITPNRPDALGVYGIARDLAARGLGTLKTRAFEAIPGDFASPIKVTIDEDTLDGCPLFAGRLIKGVKNGPSPQWLQDRLTAIGLRPISALVDVTNFFTFDQNRPLHVFDAAKVSGDLRVHRAAGGETLKALDEKEYTFGAGQMVISDANGPESIGGIMGGEETGCTEETVDVFLESAFWDHVQIAMAGRALKINSDARYRFERGVDPEYTIEGLHRATQMILDICGGEPSEVVIAGDVPDHARAYKLDSGRVQSLVGMEIPESDQRQTLTRLGFRLEGNMAHVPSWRPDVQGEADLVEEVARIASLTKLQGKPLPRLTDGIPKPVMTPQQRRQQMARRTCASLGYNEVVSYTFIDKPSAALFGGGGDATMLANPISTEMSHMRPALLPGLLQAAARNQARGYMDLALFEAGPAFHGGEPGEQHNLISGLLVGRTGPKDVHGASRAVDLYDAKADVEAVLAAIGAPAKVQILRGAQSWWHPGRHGRICLGPKKTLGVFGELHPKVLKEMGIKGAAVAFTIWPDEIPMPRKSGASRPALDISDLQAVERDFAFVVDAEVEALTLVNAAAGADKALISDVRVFDEFIGGSLGEGKKSLAITVRLQPSDKTLQEKDIEAVSGKIIAKVTKATGGTLRG is encoded by the coding sequence ATGAAATTCACGCTTTCCTGGCTGAAAGACCACCTCGACACCGATGCTTCGGTGGAAGAGATCACCGAGACTCTGACCGATCTGGGTCTTGAGGTTGAAGGGGTCGTCAATCCAGCCGACGCGCTGAAGGACTTTAAACTTGGCTATGTGACACATGCCGAAAAGCACCCGGATGCCGACAAGCTGCGGGTCTGCAAGGTGGATACCGACGAGGGCGAGCTGCAGATCATCTGCGGCGCGCCGAACGCCCGCGAGGGCATCACTGTGGTGGTCTGCAAGCCGGGCATGTATATTCCGGGGCTGGATATCACCATCGGCGTCGGCAAGATCCGCGGTGTGGAAAGCTATGGCATGATGGCGTCCGAGCGCGAGCTGGAGCTGTCGGAAGAGCATGACGGCATCATCGAGCTGCCCTCGGGCAAGGTCGGCGACCGGTTCATCGACTGGCTGGCGGAAAACGATCCGGCCAAGGTCGATCCGGTGATCGAGATTGCGATTACCCCGAACCGGCCCGATGCGCTGGGCGTCTACGGCATTGCCCGCGACCTTGCAGCGCGGGGTCTTGGCACCCTTAAAACCCGCGCGTTTGAGGCGATCCCGGGCGATTTCGCAAGCCCGATCAAAGTGACCATCGACGAAGACACGCTGGACGGCTGCCCGCTGTTTGCCGGCCGCCTGATCAAGGGTGTGAAAAACGGTCCCAGCCCGCAATGGCTGCAGGACCGGCTGACAGCGATTGGCCTGCGCCCGATTTCCGCGCTGGTGGATGTGACCAACTTCTTCACCTTCGACCAGAACCGCCCGCTGCATGTGTTTGATGCGGCCAAAGTATCTGGTGACTTGCGCGTCCACCGTGCGGCAGGCGGCGAGACGTTGAAGGCGCTGGACGAAAAGGAATACACGTTCGGCGCAGGCCAGATGGTGATCTCGGATGCGAACGGCCCCGAAAGCATCGGCGGCATCATGGGCGGCGAAGAGACTGGCTGCACTGAGGAAACCGTGGATGTGTTCCTGGAAAGCGCGTTCTGGGACCATGTGCAGATCGCGATGGCGGGCCGGGCGCTCAAGATCAACTCCGACGCGCGCTACCGCTTTGAGCGCGGCGTGGACCCGGAGTACACTATCGAGGGCCTGCACCGCGCGACCCAGATGATCCTGGATATCTGCGGCGGTGAGCCGTCGGAAGTGGTGATCGCCGGCGACGTGCCGGATCATGCGCGCGCTTACAAACTGGATTCCGGCCGGGTGCAGTCGCTGGTGGGGATGGAAATCCCGGAAAGCGATCAGCGCCAGACCCTGACCCGCCTGGGCTTCCGCCTGGAGGGCAACATGGCGCATGTGCCCAGCTGGCGCCCGGATGTGCAGGGCGAGGCCGACCTGGTCGAGGAGGTCGCGCGGATTGCCTCGCTGACCAAGCTGCAGGGCAAGCCGCTGCCGCGGCTGACCGACGGCATCCCGAAGCCGGTGATGACACCGCAGCAGCGCCGCCAGCAGATGGCGCGCCGCACCTGCGCCAGCCTCGGCTATAACGAGGTGGTGAGCTACACCTTCATCGACAAACCCTCGGCTGCGCTGTTCGGCGGCGGCGGTGATGCGACCATGCTGGCGAACCCGATCTCAACCGAGATGTCGCATATGCGCCCGGCGCTGCTGCCGGGCCTGCTGCAGGCTGCGGCCCGCAATCAGGCGCGCGGTTACATGGATCTGGCCTTGTTTGAGGCTGGTCCCGCCTTCCACGGCGGTGAGCCGGGTGAGCAGCACAACCTGATTTCGGGCCTGCTGGTGGGCCGCACAGGTCCGAAGGATGTGCATGGCGCATCGCGCGCTGTTGATCTCTATGATGCCAAGGCTGACGTTGAGGCGGTTCTGGCAGCCATCGGCGCGCCGGCCAAGGTGCAGATCCTGCGCGGGGCGCAGTCCTGGTGGCATCCGGGCCGTCATGGCCGCATCTGCCTGGGTCCGAAGAAGACGCTTGGCGTGTTTGGCGAACTGCATCCCAAGGTGCTGAAGGAGATGGGGATCAAGGGCGCGGCTGTTGCCTTTACTATCTGGCCGGATGAGATTCCGATGCCGCGTAAATCCGGTGCCAGCCGCCCGGCGCTGGATATCAGCGACCTGCAAGCGGTGGAGCGGGACTTTGCCTTTGTTGTTGATGCTGAGGTTGAGGCGCTGACCCTGGTCAATGCGGCAGCCGGGGCTGATAAGGCGCTGATTTCAGATGTGCGCGTTTTTGACGAATTCATCGGCGGTTCCTTGGGTGAGGGCAAGAAGTCGCTGGCCATCACCGTGCGGCTGCAGCCCAGCGACAAGACGCTGCAGGAAAAGGATATTGAGGCGGTGAGCGGCAAAATCATCGCCAAAGTGACCAAGGCCACCGGCGGCACCCTGCGGGGCTAA
- a CDS encoding mechanosensitive ion channel family protein: MEQMIEQAGAYWPLMVNGAKALVVLILGWIAAGWISGAVRRRINKTPQIDPTLGNFAASVVRWVLLLVVLVAVLGIFGIEATSLVAMLGAATLAIGLALQGTLSDLAAGFMLILFRPYKIGQFVDIGGTSGTVKDLNLFITELATPDNVQIIVPNGQAWGAIITNFSHHDTRRVDMVFGIDYGDSADAAKAIILEQAAADARVMQDPEPWVRVTNLGDSSVDLTARVWCEAADYWEVKFALTQGVKEAFDAKGISIPYPHSVEIKKEG, translated from the coding sequence ATGGAACAGATGATTGAACAGGCGGGGGCCTATTGGCCCCTGATGGTAAATGGCGCCAAAGCGCTGGTGGTGCTGATTCTCGGCTGGATCGCTGCCGGCTGGATCAGCGGCGCGGTGCGCCGCCGCATCAACAAGACCCCGCAGATCGACCCGACATTGGGGAATTTCGCGGCCAGCGTCGTGCGTTGGGTGCTGCTGCTGGTAGTGCTGGTCGCGGTGCTTGGCATCTTCGGCATCGAGGCCACCAGCCTGGTCGCCATGCTGGGTGCGGCGACCCTGGCGATCGGCCTGGCGCTGCAGGGCACGCTCAGCGATCTTGCAGCCGGATTCATGCTGATCCTGTTCCGCCCCTACAAAATCGGCCAATTTGTCGATATCGGCGGCACCTCCGGCACAGTGAAGGATCTGAATCTGTTCATCACTGAACTGGCCACGCCGGACAATGTGCAAATCATCGTACCGAACGGCCAGGCCTGGGGCGCGATCATCACCAATTTCTCGCATCACGACACCCGCCGCGTCGACATGGTGTTTGGCATCGACTACGGCGACAGCGCTGATGCTGCCAAGGCGATCATCCTCGAACAGGCAGCCGCCGACGCGCGGGTGATGCAAGATCCAGAACCTTGGGTGCGGGTGACCAATCTGGGGGACAGTTCCGTCGATCTGACAGCCCGTGTATGGTGTGAAGCGGCGGATTACTGGGAAGTGAAGTTTGCCCTGACGCAGGGTGTGAAAGAGGCTTTCGACGCCAAGGGCATTTCTATTCCTTATCCGCATTCTGTGGAAATCAAGAAGGAGGGCTGA
- a CDS encoding GNAT family N-acetyltransferase — MTPPVLETDRLILRPHRVQDFADVAALWANPETVRFIQPAVETPEGAWAKLMFHHGHWQAMGFGVWVITGRSSGRYLGETGFFVTPRQCDPLLGDAVEASWVLAPEAQGQGIAAEAVLRTHAWADTAGLWPETVCLLDPENTASQKLAAKTGYEFRQEVQYRGGTSLVMARKTGQPGTAA, encoded by the coding sequence ATGACACCCCCGGTGCTGGAGACGGACCGGCTGATCCTGCGCCCGCACCGGGTGCAGGATTTTGCTGATGTGGCCGCCCTGTGGGCAAACCCTGAGACTGTGCGCTTTATTCAGCCAGCCGTTGAGACGCCGGAGGGCGCCTGGGCCAAGCTGATGTTCCATCACGGCCACTGGCAGGCGATGGGGTTCGGAGTCTGGGTGATCACCGGGCGCAGCAGCGGCCGGTATCTGGGCGAGACCGGGTTTTTCGTGACCCCGCGCCAGTGCGACCCGCTTTTGGGGGATGCGGTCGAGGCAAGCTGGGTGCTGGCGCCGGAAGCTCAGGGGCAGGGGATTGCGGCAGAGGCGGTGCTGCGGACCCATGCCTGGGCGGACACCGCAGGTCTTTGGCCGGAAACGGTTTGCCTGCTGGACCCGGAGAACACGGCGTCACAAAAACTGGCCGCAAAGACCGGCTATGAATTTCGCCAGGAGGTCCAGTACCGCGGCGGCACGTCGCTGGTGATGGCGCGCAAGACCGGGCAGCCTGGCACGGCAGCGTAA
- a CDS encoding DUF1326 domain-containing protein, translating into MAHVDWYIEGRSFGNCNCNYGCPCQFEDLPTHGNCTGFEVIHIDKGHFGDTDLAGTRAAVLYAWPGPIFEGKGALQLIVDDRASDAQREALSTVMLGGETDEEATHWWVFRAMCDTVHDTLVQRIDYEADIENRTAKVDVEGLLHATGRPIQAPHGGGEHRVRIDIPGGIEFTLAEVGSGSSKSTAAIPLDLEDTYGQWAIIRHGPHGVAA; encoded by the coding sequence ATGGCGCATGTGGATTGGTATATCGAGGGCCGCAGCTTCGGGAACTGCAACTGCAACTACGGCTGCCCCTGCCAGTTCGAGGATCTGCCCACCCATGGCAATTGCACCGGGTTTGAGGTGATCCATATCGACAAAGGCCACTTCGGCGACACCGACCTTGCCGGCACCCGCGCCGCCGTTCTTTACGCATGGCCAGGTCCGATCTTCGAGGGCAAGGGCGCATTGCAGCTGATTGTCGACGACCGGGCCAGCGACGCCCAGCGCGAGGCGCTTTCCACCGTGATGCTCGGCGGCGAAACGGATGAGGAAGCCACCCATTGGTGGGTGTTCCGCGCCATGTGCGACACCGTGCATGACACGCTGGTTCAACGGATCGACTACGAGGCCGACATCGAAAACCGCACCGCAAAAGTGGACGTCGAGGGCCTGCTGCACGCCACCGGCCGCCCGATCCAGGCCCCGCACGGCGGCGGCGAGCACCGGGTCCGCATCGACATCCCCGGCGGGATTGAATTCACCCTGGCCGAAGTGGGCAGCGGCTCAAGCAAATCCACTGCCGCCATCCCGCTGGACCTGGAGGATACATACGGCCAATGGGCCATCATCCGCCACGGCCCGCACGGGGTTGCAGCCTGA
- a CDS encoding sterol desaturase family protein, with protein MKFIRDVIAQLETPREARPLGSGWLSGTMALLAALTGLLLVLLRWYPETFSYPQLGFIHSSGYVTAFLRFVLLAGYALSLLSLILSRQKALGWAALGLSVVASLMATAQPQHAGGTPQSLYFGLDYFIVNVLLVGFLFVPLERFFAARREQTVFRTEWREDMFYYLVSSMLVQVLTFLTLAPANYVNANADLEGIRAHITNLPFAVQVLIVMAATDFVQYWVHRAFHTFPALWHFHAIHHSAKKMDWLAGARMHFIEIAVLRGLTAVPMFTLGFKPEAIQAYLLIIYFYSSFIHANIGWKLGFLERFLVTPRYHHWHHGSERAAIDINYASHFPLYDWLFGTHYLPEEAWPSKYGVAGDTVPNGYWRQFLYPFNRKRWKRKVEEDRHGLG; from the coding sequence ATGAAGTTCATCCGCGATGTGATTGCGCAGTTGGAAACCCCGCGCGAGGCGCGGCCCTTGGGCAGCGGCTGGCTGTCGGGAACCATGGCGCTGCTGGCGGCGCTCACCGGGCTGCTGCTGGTGCTGCTGCGCTGGTACCCCGAGACGTTCTCGTATCCGCAGCTCGGCTTTATCCATTCCAGCGGCTATGTCACCGCCTTTCTGCGCTTTGTGCTGCTGGCGGGTTACGCGCTGTCGCTGCTGAGCCTGATCCTGAGCCGCCAGAAGGCGCTGGGCTGGGCGGCTCTGGGCTTGTCAGTTGTGGCTTCTTTGATGGCGACGGCGCAGCCGCAGCACGCAGGCGGCACTCCGCAGAGCCTGTACTTCGGGCTTGATTACTTCATCGTCAACGTTCTGCTGGTCGGCTTTCTGTTTGTGCCGCTGGAACGGTTCTTTGCAGCGCGGCGCGAGCAGACGGTTTTCCGCACCGAATGGCGCGAGGACATGTTCTATTATCTGGTCAGCTCAATGCTGGTGCAGGTGCTGACTTTCCTGACACTGGCGCCGGCGAACTATGTCAATGCAAACGCCGATCTGGAGGGCATCCGCGCCCATATCACCAATCTGCCGTTTGCGGTGCAGGTGCTGATCGTGATGGCGGCAACGGACTTTGTGCAGTACTGGGTGCACCGGGCATTCCATACATTTCCGGCGTTATGGCATTTCCATGCCATTCACCATTCGGCCAAGAAAATGGACTGGCTGGCGGGTGCGCGGATGCATTTCATCGAAATCGCGGTGCTGCGCGGGCTGACGGCGGTGCCGATGTTCACGCTGGGCTTCAAACCGGAAGCGATCCAGGCCTATCTGCTGATCATCTATTTCTATTCCAGCTTCATCCACGCCAATATCGGCTGGAAGCTGGGATTTCTGGAGCGGTTCCTGGTCACGCCGCGCTATCACCACTGGCATCACGGCAGCGAGCGGGCGGCGATCGACATCAACTATGCCTCGCATTTTCCACTCTATGACTGGCTGTTCGGCACCCATTACTTGCCAGAGGAAGCCTGGCCATCAAAATACGGCGTGGCGGGAGACACGGTGCCGAACGGCTACTGGCGGCAGTTCCTGTACCCGTTCAACCGGAAGCGCTGGAAGAGGAAGGTCGAGGAGGACCGGCATGGGCTGGGTTGA